Genomic window (Ruminococcus flavefaciens AE3010):
TTCCCGCTGCCTGCGCTCATGTGGATAAGGACGGCAATATAGACTATTACACCATTGAGTTCAAGCTCATGGAGGACACCTCGGGCAACTACTGATCCCGAAGCTTCTTTGGGCGCTTTGAATTGACACCTGCAACTCCCCCTGCTGCACCGAATACGGTAAGCAGGAGGAGTTTTTTTATGCCCGTGATCTCTCCCGAAATACTGAACGCCGCAGCTGCAATGACGATATACATAACAGCTCCGCAGAGCGAGCCCCCGAAAAGTCCCTTTCTGCGGCGGTATTTGCCGTAGATGTACGCTCCCGTGTAAGCGCCGAATGAAAGAGCTGCGCCTGCAAATGCTCCTGCCATAGACATATCCCTCATAACATAAAACAGCAGCGCCGCAAGTAAAGCAGCGGCAGCCAATGTACAACCAAGTCCCAGCAGAACCGCCGCAGCCACGCTCAGCCCACTGTTTGTCCAAAGACTTCTTCTGTGTCTGCGCATAAAAAAGACCTCCGCCATAGAATCCTTATGAATTCTATGCGGAGGTCTGTTATTTTATTCTTCTTCGTCTTCCTTCTTTTTCTTAGACTTCTTATCCTCGGCAGTATCATCAACAACTGCCGCAGTCTCAAGACCTGAAGTCTTCTTGCCGCCTGCCTTGGCTTCCTTCATGCGCTCCATAGCGGTAACGTTCTCGGTGATAGCCCAGTTCTTGATTCTGAGCTTGTGCTTAGCGCCGCCTGTCTCGATAACGACTGTATCCTCGCCAACGCTTACAACGATGCCGACGATTCCGCCGCCTGTAACTATCTCGTCGCCTACCTGAAGGCTCTGCTGCATTTCCTTGAGCTCCTTGTCGCGCTTCTTCTGAGGTCTGATAGCAACGAAGTAGAGCAGTGCGAACATGATAACGAGAGGAATGAGCATACCGCCCATGCTTGCACCTGCGCTCATCTGACCTGTTCCCTGACTGTTAGCTGCGCCCGCAGCGTCGTCAGCGAAAGCGTTCATAGCTGAAACTCCTGCCATAGCAGCTGTAGCCACAGCGGCAGCAAGAGATGATAATATCTTCTTATTCATAATGATTCTCCATTCGTTTTATTTGTATTTCATACGTTTTTTATTATAACACGTTATTTAAAAAAAAGCAAGCCCAACGGCTAAAAATCTGCCATAAAACTTATTTATGCCGTAAAAAAATAACCTATGAATAGGATTCCAAAGGGAGTATACTCCCTTTGGTCAGGTCAAGGGTTACTCCCCACAGGGTGGGGAGATGTCGCAACGCGACAGAGGGGACGGACCCGATTAGGGGGACAGCCCTTGCGGGGATCGGGGCAGCGCCCCGAATACGTAAGGCGCTTCGCAAGGGGTGAATTTCAAAACAGTCCAGTGGACTGTTTTGAAAAAGGGGACGCCTTGCAAGTGAAGGCGTCCCCTCAGAGAACAAGCATAAAAAAGCCGCTCCCGAAAGGGAACGGCTTTCTGGTAATATCTGCGATCAAACGAGCTTGATGATAGCCATTTCAGCAGCGTCGCCGTGGCGAGGACCGATCTTTATGATCTGTGTGTAACCACCGTTTCTCTCTGCATACTTTGGAGCGATCTCGTCGATAAGCTTCTTAGCAACGGACTCCTTAGTGATGTAAGAGAATACCTGACGCTTGGAGTGCAGATCATCATTTTTACCGATAGTGATCATTTTTTCTGCAACTGCACGAACTTCCTTTGCTCTTGTTACGGTAGTTTCGATCTGACCGTTCTCAAGCAGGAAAGTTACCATGCCTCTGAGCATAGCCTTTCTATGATCAGATGTTCTGCCCAGTTTTCTTGTACCCGGCATTGTATTCACTCCTTTTTATAGTTGTGCGCTATACGCACGTTATATGGTTTATTCCTCTTCTGAAGAAAGGTCAAAGCCCAGTGACTGGAGCTTCTCCTTGACTTCGTCGAAGGACTTCTTTCCAAGGTTTCTAACCTTCATCATTTCTTCCTCAGACTTATTGATCAAGTCATCTACGGTATTAATACCTGCACGCTTCAAGCAATTGAATGAACGTACAGATAAGTCAAGATCCTCAATGGTCATCTCAAGGATTTTCTCCTTACCCTTCTCGTCCTTTTCAACAAGGACCTCAGCAAGTCCAGCCTCTTCTGAGAGGTCGATGAACAGCTTCAGATGCTCGTTGAGGAGATTGGCTGCCTGTGACAGAGCTTCCTTAGCGGAGATAGTACCGTCTGTCCATACCTCCATGGTAAGCTTGTCATAGTCGGTGACCTGACCGAGTCGCGTATCCTCTACGGTATAATTTACCTTGAGGACAGGAGTATATATGCTGTCTACAGCGATAACATCAACTGGGAGGTTGATCTGCTTCTTGTTTCTTTCTGCGGAAACATAGCCTCTTCCTCTGTCGATAGTTATTTCCATATAGAGCTTTGCGTCCTTACCCAGTGTAGCGATGTGCATACCGGGATCGAGGATATTAACCTCAGAGTCGGTTTTTATATCGCCTGCTGTAATTTCACATTCGCCCTCTGCCTCAACATACACTGTCTTAGGTCCTTCACCGTAAAGCTTTGCGGTCAGTCCCTTGATACTGAGGATTATCTCCGTAACGTCTTCTTTAACGCCGGGGATAGTTGACAACTCATGGTGAACTGTACCATCCTTGCCCGAAAGCTTTACAGATGTTACAGCTACGCCAGGAAGTGAGGAGAGCAGCACACGTCTGAGGCTGTTTCCAAGTGTAATACCGTATCCACGCTCCAGCGGTGCTAAAACGAATTTGCCGTACTTGCCGTCGCTTTTGAGTTCGACGATCTCAATATCAGGCTTATTAATTTTTTCCAGCATAAAAACCCTCCTATTTCGCAATTAATGTTGTTTTGATAAACTGAATCTTCAAGTAGATCAAATTGATTACTTGGAGTACAGCTCGACGATGAGGTGAGTAGCTACCTCGTAGTCAATATCCTCAGCTGAGGGAAGACGATTTACTGTAGCAGAGAAGTCGTCCTTGTTAGCAGTGAGCCATACAGGAACGAGTCTGTCCTTAGTCTCTTCTACTGTTGCCTTGAACTTATCGGAAGTTCTGTCCTTTTCTCTGAGGGCGATAACGTCGCCAACCTTAACTCTATAGGAAGGAATGTTTACCTTCTTGCCGTTTACTGTATAGTGGCTGTGTACAACGAGCTGTCTTGCTTCTCTTCTTGTGAGAGCGAGGCCCATTCTGTAAACAACACTGTCGAGTCTGGATTCGAGAACGGTGAGAAGATTGTCACCGGCCTTGCCTTCCATCTTTTCAGCGATTGAGAAGTAGTGTCTGAACTGCTTCTCGAGCACGCCGTAGATAAACTTCAGCTTCTGCTTTTCCTTGAGCTGGAGTCCGTATTCAGATATCTTCTTTCTGTTGTTAGCGTTCTTGAAACGGATAGATTCCTTCTTTGAAACGCCCATTAC
Coding sequences:
- the rplQ gene encoding 50S ribosomal protein L17, yielding MPGTRKLGRTSDHRKAMLRGMVTFLLENGQIETTVTRAKEVRAVAEKMITIGKNDDLHSKRQVFSYITKESVAKKLIDEIAPKYAERNGGYTQIIKIGPRHGDAAEMAIIKLV
- the yajC gene encoding preprotein translocase subunit YajC; translated protein: MNKKILSSLAAAVATAAMAGVSAMNAFADDAAGAANSQGTGQMSAGASMGGMLIPLVIMFALLYFVAIRPQKKRDKELKEMQQSLQVGDEIVTGGGIVGIVVSVGEDTVVIETGGAKHKLRIKNWAITENVTAMERMKEAKAGGKKTSGLETAAVVDDTAEDKKSKKKKEDEEE
- a CDS encoding TIGR04086 family membrane protein, with the protein product MRRHRRSLWTNSGLSVAAAVLLGLGCTLAAAALLAALLFYVMRDMSMAGAFAGAALSFGAYTGAYIYGKYRRRKGLFGGSLCGAVMYIVIAAAAFSISGEITGIKKLLLLTVFGAAGGVAGVNSKRPKKLRDQ
- the rpsD gene encoding 30S ribosomal protein S4; translated protein: MAVQKEPILKKCRYLGISPAVMGVSKKESIRFKNANNRKKISEYGLQLKEKQKLKFIYGVLEKQFRHYFSIAEKMEGKAGDNLLTVLESRLDSVVYRMGLALTRREARQLVVHSHYTVNGKKVNIPSYRVKVGDVIALREKDRTSDKFKATVEETKDRLVPVWLTANKDDFSATVNRLPSAEDIDYEVATHLIVELYSK
- a CDS encoding DNA-directed RNA polymerase subunit alpha, whose translation is MLEKINKPDIEIVELKSDGKYGKFVLAPLERGYGITLGNSLRRVLLSSLPGVAVTSVKLSGKDGTVHHELSTIPGVKEDVTEIILSIKGLTAKLYGEGPKTVYVEAEGECEITAGDIKTDSEVNILDPGMHIATLGKDAKLYMEITIDRGRGYVSAERNKKQINLPVDVIAVDSIYTPVLKVNYTVEDTRLGQVTDYDKLTMEVWTDGTISAKEALSQAANLLNEHLKLFIDLSEEAGLAEVLVEKDEKGKEKILEMTIEDLDLSVRSFNCLKRAGINTVDDLINKSEEEMMKVRNLGKKSFDEVKEKLQSLGFDLSSEEE